The Jaculus jaculus isolate mJacJac1 chromosome 3, mJacJac1.mat.Y.cur, whole genome shotgun sequence genome includes the window TTACTCAGAAGCACTAACTGCATTGACACAATCGTGGATGCCATTAAGTGTGTGCAAGGTTCTAGTGGCCTCTTCCCAGATGCTAGACCATCCACAACTGAAAAATACATATTCATAcataaaactgaagaaaatggagaaaatcaATATACATTTTGCTATAATATTAAAACCGATTCATGGAAAATCCTGCCACAATCACATCTGATTGATTTGCCAGGATCTAGTCTGTCTAGCTATggtgagaaaatatttttgacagGTGGCTGCAAAGGGAAGTGCTGTAGGAAAGTTCGGCTTCATATCGCTGAGTCTTACCATGATGCCACTGACCAAACCTGGTGCTACTGTCCAGTCAAAAATGATTTCTTCTTGGTGTCAACTATGAAAACACCAAGAACTATGCACACCTCAGTTATGGCTCTGAACCGATTATTTGTCATAGGTGGAAAGACTAGAGGATCTCAGGACATTAAAAGTCTCTTAGATGTTGAATCTTACAATCCATTGTCTAAAGAGTGGATATCAGTTAGCCCTTTGCCCAGAGGCATATACTATCCAGAGGCAAGCGCATGCCAAAATGTCATTTATGTTCTTGGATCAGAGGTCGAGATAGCTGATGCATTTAACCCATCACTCGATTGCTTTTTTAAGTATGATGCTATGACTGATCAGTGGTCTGAACTAGTAGCAGAGTTTGGCCAGTTTTTTCATGCTACTCTAATCAAAGCTGTCCCAGTCAACtgcacattatatatatgtgatCTTTCCACCTATAAAGTTTACAGTTTTTGCCCAGATACTTGTGTTTGGAAGGGCGAAGGGTCTTTTGAATGTGCTGGCTTTAATGCAGGTGCAATTGGGATTGAGGATAAGATCTATATATTAGGTGGCGATTATGCCCCAGATGAAATCACGGATGAAGTGCAGGTCTACCACAGCAGCAGGTCAGAGTGGGAAGAGGTCTCTCCGATGCCAAGAGCCTTAACTGAATTTTACTGCCAGGTGATTCAGTTCAATAAGTACAGGGACCCATGGTTTTCTAATAATTTCTGAAAGCATTCATGTGGATATCCTAAAACTATTTCAGATCTAGTAAATGGCAGCCAATCTGTTTACCATAAGGATGGGTGAGAAGAGCTTCACATATTAATCAAGTAAAAATATTCCTGCTGTTAGACAGTAATTATGTATGTATGCTATCTATGAATAAAGTTCCCAGAaattaacaaatacaaaatatattgttcCAAGAATTATGCTCAATATAATTTAATCTTGGATATTCCagaatatatgttatttttatatgtaaataaaagttATAGGCTTTAGCACTTTGAGTTTTAAAATGCTTTCTCCCTAAAACGTACTTGAAATCAGTGTTCACAgatttatattatgtttatggAAGAAATCTTTTGAGgtagtaaaaataaattgtatactGTATGTTAATTGGCATGAGAGGTAAATTAGAAGTAAGTGTAGATCTGACCTTGAGTACTGCAGGTTTAAGAGTTGTTGAACTACCGTTTCTGATTGTTGATTAGCTTCTTTTAAACATGTCTTTCATTTtaccattatttattattttgatcataatttttCTGCATGATTTATGGCCCCCATCTTTCTGATCAGTACA containing:
- the Kbtbd3 gene encoding kelch repeat and BTB domain-containing protein 3 isoform X1, with amino-acid sequence MEFSMDNSYDFNDRSSCNGISSEKKNNFLVSEDHGQKILSVLQNFREQNVFYDFKIIMKDEIVPCHRCVLAACSDFFRAMFEVNMKERDDGSVTITNLSSQAVKAFLDYAYTGKTKITDDNVEMFFQLSSFLQVSFLSKACSDFLIKNINLVNCLHLLSISDSYGSTRLFNHALYFVQHHFYLLFKSSDFLEINFGVLQKCLESDELNVPEEEVVLKVVLKWIKHNLESRQKHLPHLIKKVRLHQLSEETLQDFLLNEEYLLRSTNCIDTIVDAIKCVQGSSGLFPDARPSTTEKYIFIHKTEENGENQYTFCYNIKTDSWKILPQSHLIDLPGSSLSSYGEKIFLTGGCKGKCCRKVRLHIAESYHDATDQTWCYCPVKNDFFLVSTMKTPRTMHTSVMALNRLFVIGGKTRGSQDIKSLLDVESYNPLSKEWISVSPLPRGIYYPEASACQNVIYVLGSEVEIADAFNPSLDCFFKYDAMTDQWSELVAEFGQFFHATLIKAVPVNCTLYICDLSTYKVYSFCPDTCVWKGEGSFECAGFNAGAIGIEDKIYILGGDYAPDEITDEVQVYHSSRSEWEEVSPMPRALTEFYCQVIQFNKYRDPWFSNNF
- the Kbtbd3 gene encoding kelch repeat and BTB domain-containing protein 3 isoform X2 — its product is MFEVNMKERDDGSVTITNLSSQAVKAFLDYAYTGKTKITDDNVEMFFQLSSFLQVSFLSKACSDFLIKNINLVNCLHLLSISDSYGSTRLFNHALYFVQHHFYLLFKSSDFLEINFGVLQKCLESDELNVPEEEVVLKVVLKWIKHNLESRQKHLPHLIKKVRLHQLSEETLQDFLLNEEYLLRSTNCIDTIVDAIKCVQGSSGLFPDARPSTTEKYIFIHKTEENGENQYTFCYNIKTDSWKILPQSHLIDLPGSSLSSYGEKIFLTGGCKGKCCRKVRLHIAESYHDATDQTWCYCPVKNDFFLVSTMKTPRTMHTSVMALNRLFVIGGKTRGSQDIKSLLDVESYNPLSKEWISVSPLPRGIYYPEASACQNVIYVLGSEVEIADAFNPSLDCFFKYDAMTDQWSELVAEFGQFFHATLIKAVPVNCTLYICDLSTYKVYSFCPDTCVWKGEGSFECAGFNAGAIGIEDKIYILGGDYAPDEITDEVQVYHSSRSEWEEVSPMPRALTEFYCQVIQFNKYRDPWFSNNF